GGTCTTAATCGCCTCCAGATGCGCCGCGGCGCTGTGGTCGTAACTGACCACGTCGGCCGGCCATGTCGTTCTTGAAGAATTGACATACGTTTTGACGGCCGAATAAGGACAGGTCTCTTCCGCCGGACAGCCGTCCGTGCAGCGTTCCGGACTGCCTTGCGGGGCGTTCGCCCGGCAAAAATACGACAATGCCCCGAAAGAACTCACTCTCCGGCAGGGCTTGCCGGCAAGGAAAGCGATATAGTCAATATCATGGCAGCTTTTCGCAAGGAGCATGAATGCGGAACGGCTTTCATTCCCCCAGTTGCCGCGCACGAAACTGTGCGCCTGGTGCCAGAAGGCCACGTCCTCCAGCTGATCAATGCTGACAATGCTGCCGAGCGCGCCGGACGCGACCAGGTCAAACACCTTGCGGAAACCCTTGCAATATCTCAAGGAATGGCACACGGCAACTATTCCCCCGAATTTGCTCTGGGCCGCTTCAATGGCGCGGCAGTCCTCAAGCGTAGTCGCCATTGGTTTTTCAAGAAGCAGATCGTAGCCTTTCTCCAGGCAGGCGACCGCCGGCCCGACATGATCCTGGTCCATGGTGGCGACCACCACCGCGTCGCACATTCGCGGCCCGGATGCAAAATCCTGCCAGGCCGCAAACTGCCGTTCGGGCGGGATGCCATGCCGGCGGGCAAGCCCCTGGCGGTATTCAAGGCGCGGCTCGGCCACGGCCACCACCTTTTCGGAAAAAGTCTCGGCGATCATGTCGCCAAAACGCGCGCCGCGCCCCCCGGCACCGATAATCGCCACGGTTTTAGGTGATTTTCTGCCAGAAATCATCTTGCCAATTCCTTTCTATTCTGCGCCCGGCTCAGTTTTCGGCTTCATTGCGCAATGCACGGGTTAAGGCAACGAACGTTAGCAATGAAATGATAAAAAACAAGGCAAAAATATTGTGCAGTGAACGGGCGGGCGGAGTTCCGCGGCGCGGGAGACGCGCCGGGCCGATTTGAGCGCCAACCGCCTGCTCCGAAGTCAAAAACTCCGTCCGGGCGAGCAACGAACGCGTGAAGGCGAGATGCCGAATCTTTTTTTAAACAATCTGGCAAAATAATGCTGGTCAATCCATCCGCAGGCTTCGGCTATTTCCGCGATTGTTTTTTGCGATCCGTGCAGCAACGCCATGGCATGCTGGATGCGCAAACGGGTGATATATTCGCTCGGCGAGATGCCCAGGGATTCCCGAAACCGACGCGACAGAATGGAACGGTGTATTTTCAGGGCGCGGGCAAGGCCCTTCACGCTCAATGCAGGATCGTTCCAGCCGGCGTGAATGTTCTCCACGGCCGCCTGGACTTCGCTGACCGGTCCGCGGCCGCCTCGTAAAATTCCCAGCCACATTTTTTCCAGCAATTGGGATGTTAACGTGATAGCATGGCATCCCCCTTCCGGCGCCGGATTGCCGACCGCCTTGAAAAGACGCCGGAACAGATTCGCCGGCGCCGGCCCTGTGTTGTAAATGCCGGCGTTCAATCCGAATGCGGACACCCAGACTTCCGCAAGCTTGCCGTCAAGAGTGCACCAGTAAAATTCCCATTCGGGAGCGGTTGAAAAAAAGCGGTGTTCCATCCGCGGAAAATAAATCGCCGCCTGGTTTTTGCGCAGGATGCGCTCGCTTCCGTTGAAGATGATGGCCCCCGCTCCGGACGCGCACCAGAAGATTTGGATAAAATCCGTGATAAAAACATTGCTCTTGAAATCAGGCGCCAGGCGGTAATGGCCGGCGCTCCGGACGCCGAAAGGCAGATTGGCGGCGGGCGCGGGGGTGGAACGATGGATTGATTTCAATTTTGCCTTCATTTCGTCACCAAAATCCACAAAATATCACCATTATTTATTTGGTTTGGCAACAAGAATTTATTATTTTTTCCAATAAGGAAAGATTATGGCGTTTCATAAAACCCGAATATTGCACGAAATTCGTGCAATATTCAGGTAAAACAAGATAAGCGCGGGGTAAATCAAATGACAATGAAAAATTTTACGGAGCCGGTGATTATGGCGGACAAAAATGGACGGGCGGGAAGAATATATCTGAATGTTCCGAAAAAAGGGGCGGTGTGGCTTGCCGCGCAGCGGCTGGTTCATATTGCGAAAAACGAGCTCAATTGCCGCCTTGAGATAGGCAGAGGCGGAGAGCCCGCTCGCTTCAATGTCGCGGCAATGTGTTTTCCGTGGAAAAAAAATGAAATGGCAAATCTACAGGAGGCGGAGGCGATTCTTTTGCCGGATGGACGCCTCAAATCCCTGGAAAAAGCCGAATATGGCGCACAGGGGTTTATCGCCGCGCGTCTCAAAAGAAGCCAAAACCAGACCCTTTTGCTTGCCGCAAATACGCCAACCGGATTAAAAAATGCGCTCCTGACGCTTTGCGACCGTCTTTATCGCGATGCGGAAGGAAAT
The nucleotide sequence above comes from Kiritimatiellia bacterium. Encoded proteins:
- a CDS encoding AraC family transcriptional regulator, with protein sequence MKAKLKSIHRSTPAPAANLPFGVRSAGHYRLAPDFKSNVFITDFIQIFWCASGAGAIIFNGSERILRKNQAAIYFPRMEHRFFSTAPEWEFYWCTLDGKLAEVWVSAFGLNAGIYNTGPAPANLFRRLFKAVGNPAPEGGCHAITLTSQLLEKMWLGILRGGRGPVSEVQAAVENIHAGWNDPALSVKGLARALKIHRSILSRRFRESLGISPSEYITRLRIQHAMALLHGSQKTIAEIAEACGWIDQHYFARLFKKRFGISPSRVRCSPGRSF
- a CDS encoding Gfo/Idh/MocA family oxidoreductase; protein product: MAIIGAGGRGARFGDMIAETFSEKVVAVAEPRLEYRQGLARRHGIPPERQFAAWQDFASGPRMCDAVVVATMDQDHVGPAVACLEKGYDLLLEKPMATTLEDCRAIEAAQSKFGGIVAVCHSLRYCKGFRKVFDLVASGALGSIVSIDQLEDVAFWHQAHSFVRGNWGNESRSAFMLLAKSCHDIDYIAFLAGKPCRRVSSFGALSYFCRANAPQGSPERCTDGCPAEETCPYSAVKTYVNSSRTTWPADVVSYDHSAAAHLEAIKTGPYGRCVFKCDNDVVDHQVVAMEFDDDITATFTMTAFGFGGRQIRVHGTEGMLRFVDKENEIILHTFRDRNTATIKVAPESGGHGGGDARVVREWLQALHTGNAGGIVTNAQESLRTHTIVFAAEKSRREKKTIDLTLM